From one Magnetofaba australis IT-1 genomic stretch:
- a CDS encoding bacteriohemerythrin, protein MISLQLAPLPPNVAMLSGCPSFDRGHGECLAVLNDFLTTPPTAEPAQLVEQIKRMAHSAQAHFLSEEKFLTDQHYPRLQAHRNAHARLLRRMGLVIRELSSSVTPIRLLALKVQLKDALARHIRHEDLDYARIYCDHRPNEVCGVTDDMLDWSQELSLGAPTLDREHGELARTLNAFYCAAIHEAYGIDPSPFVRKIQTRFQAHFEHEKELLERYAPELAAVHLADHDSFSQSLDGALSALSDPEDRIEDLGALFDALQLWFIRHTLTADLELAERLPNELRD, encoded by the coding sequence ATGATCAGCTTGCAGTTGGCCCCTCTGCCGCCCAATGTGGCGATGCTCAGCGGCTGCCCTTCTTTCGATCGAGGGCACGGCGAATGTCTGGCCGTGCTCAACGACTTCCTGACGACCCCGCCAACCGCCGAACCTGCGCAACTGGTCGAACAGATCAAGCGTATGGCTCACTCCGCCCAAGCGCATTTCCTCAGTGAAGAGAAGTTTCTCACTGATCAGCACTACCCCCGTCTGCAAGCCCATCGCAACGCCCACGCGCGTCTGCTCAGGCGTATGGGTCTGGTGATCCGAGAGCTCTCAAGCAGCGTCACGCCCATTCGCCTGCTGGCGCTCAAGGTGCAGTTGAAAGACGCCTTGGCGCGGCACATTCGCCATGAAGATCTGGACTACGCGCGCATCTATTGCGACCACCGCCCCAATGAAGTGTGCGGCGTGACCGACGACATGCTCGACTGGTCGCAGGAGTTGAGTCTGGGCGCGCCCACTCTGGATCGCGAACACGGTGAGTTGGCGCGCACCCTCAACGCCTTCTACTGCGCCGCCATTCACGAAGCTTACGGCATCGACCCCAGCCCCTTCGTGCGCAAAATCCAGACCCGCTTCCAAGCCCACTTCGAACACGAAAAAGAGCTGCTGGAGCGCTATGCGCCGGAGTTGGCCGCCGTGCATTTGGCCGATCACGACTCCTTCTCGCAAAGCCTGGATGGCGCGCTCTCAGCGCTGTCGGATCCCGAAGACCGCATTGAGGATCTGGGCGCGCTGTTCGACGCCCTTCAACTGTGGTTTATCCGCCACACCCTCACCGCCGACCTGGAGTTGGCCGAGCGTCTGCCCAACGAACTGCGCGACTGA
- a CDS encoding trypsin-like peptidase domain-containing protein has product MLSTSWFLRVLTPLAALFVALISTAQAAPGLDWAEIVSRYRDGVVRVTSHATRQSVLQPFLGPEPTGATRGAAFFIDDAGHLLTNAHVLGGVQVNKEGVFIRQPASIVLTTPRSGFDRFEAQLVAIFEKGDVALLKLKEYERERFLKMHGGKITVLKLADSDQLAAGEGVVALGYPTEHLTVTEGIVSGFTRSASGVYQFIQTNSALNPGNSGGPSLDGQGGVIGINSKVRRKSENIGFIIPINAIKSLLPGLREGQAQFPALGIGWRGMDANTAEFLGMPEKRGILLTRVEPGGAADAAGLRRLDVITQLGDSPINFRAIGQLPNGRQMGLAPLLRRYANGQTLPLRFYRDGALQQTDVTLQPYPEQAIGDLRLGDPIDYEIWGGAVFQPLNVKILSYLTKYRGGGLVEWLAPYRLSENRGRARVVITHVFDNSPVHRSRKLGVGDVILSANGEPIETLADLRAQLARPEPIAGGSGENRAQRFVTLEVEDGSFAAFSRHDVARNEARLKMIYGYERNRPAFAESDDGE; this is encoded by the coding sequence ATGCTCTCCACATCGTGGTTTTTGCGTGTTCTCACGCCGCTTGCGGCGCTGTTTGTTGCTCTGATCTCCACGGCGCAAGCCGCTCCGGGGCTGGATTGGGCGGAAATCGTCTCACGCTATCGTGACGGCGTGGTGCGGGTCACCTCCCACGCCACCCGTCAGTCGGTGCTGCAACCCTTCCTTGGCCCCGAGCCCACCGGCGCCACGCGCGGGGCGGCGTTCTTTATCGATGACGCCGGGCATCTGCTGACCAACGCCCATGTGCTGGGCGGGGTGCAGGTGAATAAGGAGGGGGTGTTTATCCGTCAGCCCGCCTCCATTGTGCTGACCACCCCGCGCTCGGGCTTTGATCGCTTTGAGGCGCAGTTGGTGGCGATTTTTGAGAAGGGCGACGTGGCCCTACTCAAACTCAAAGAGTATGAACGTGAACGGTTTTTAAAGATGCACGGGGGCAAAATCACCGTGCTCAAACTGGCCGACTCTGATCAACTGGCGGCGGGCGAGGGGGTCGTGGCGCTAGGCTATCCCACCGAACATCTGACCGTCACCGAGGGTATTGTCAGCGGCTTTACCCGCAGCGCTTCGGGGGTCTATCAGTTCATCCAGACCAACTCCGCGCTCAATCCCGGCAATAGCGGCGGGCCGTCGCTGGATGGCCAGGGCGGAGTGATCGGCATCAACAGCAAGGTGCGGCGCAAATCCGAGAATATCGGCTTCATCATCCCCATCAACGCCATCAAGAGTCTGTTGCCGGGTCTGCGGGAGGGGCAGGCGCAATTCCCGGCGCTGGGCATCGGCTGGCGCGGCATGGACGCCAACACCGCCGAGTTTCTCGGCATGCCGGAGAAGAGGGGCATTCTTCTCACCCGGGTGGAGCCGGGCGGAGCGGCGGATGCCGCCGGGTTGCGGCGCCTGGACGTGATCACGCAGTTGGGCGACTCCCCAATCAACTTTCGCGCCATTGGCCAATTGCCTAATGGGCGGCAGATGGGGCTGGCCCCGCTGCTGCGACGCTACGCCAACGGTCAAACCCTGCCGCTGCGCTTCTATCGCGACGGCGCGCTGCAGCAGACCGATGTGACCCTGCAACCCTACCCCGAACAGGCCATTGGCGATCTGCGTCTGGGCGATCCCATCGACTATGAGATCTGGGGCGGAGCGGTGTTCCAGCCACTCAATGTCAAGATCCTGAGCTATCTGACCAAGTATCGCGGCGGCGGGTTGGTGGAGTGGCTGGCGCCCTATCGCTTGAGCGAAAACCGGGGGCGGGCGCGGGTGGTGATCACCCATGTGTTCGACAACTCGCCGGTGCACCGCAGTCGCAAACTGGGCGTTGGCGATGTGATCCTCAGCGCCAATGGCGAACCCATCGAGACCTTGGCGGATCTGCGCGCGCAACTGGCGCGGCCTGAGCCCATTGCTGGCGGCAGCGGCGAGAACAGGGCGCAGCGCTTTGTCACCTTGGAGGTGGAGGATGGCTCGTTTGCCGCCTTCTCCCGCCACGATGTGGCGCGCAATGAGGCGCGTTTGAAGATGATCTACGGCTATGAGCGCAATCGTCCGGCGTTTGCGGAAAGCGATGATGGCGAGTAA